A stretch of Metabacillus sp. FJAT-52054 DNA encodes these proteins:
- a CDS encoding DedA family protein, with amino-acid sequence MENWITQFMEQFGYLGIFLMIALENVFPPIPSEVILPFGGFMTTTAGLTIPGVILAATAGSVLGALILYYVGRLLDVEQLGKFVDKWGHILLVSKKEIHRGDAWFDRYGKWTVFFCRMVPFVRSVISIPAGMSNMNVWLFLIYTTLGTLIWNTLLVILGAMLGEAWPKIGEYMSIYSNIIYAVLAVLLVMVIVWYVKRRKKFKKQK; translated from the coding sequence ATGGAAAATTGGATTACACAATTTATGGAGCAGTTTGGGTACTTGGGAATCTTTTTAATGATTGCATTGGAGAATGTGTTCCCTCCGATTCCGTCAGAGGTCATCCTCCCGTTCGGAGGCTTTATGACAACGACAGCGGGCCTGACGATTCCGGGGGTCATTTTAGCGGCGACTGCCGGTTCGGTGCTTGGAGCCTTGATCCTTTATTATGTAGGAAGGCTGCTGGATGTAGAGCAGCTGGGGAAGTTTGTGGACAAATGGGGCCACATTTTGCTTGTTTCAAAGAAAGAAATTCACCGGGGCGATGCCTGGTTTGATCGATATGGAAAATGGACGGTCTTCTTTTGCCGTATGGTGCCGTTTGTAAGAAGTGTCATTTCCATCCCGGCTGGTATGTCCAACATGAACGTATGGCTTTTCCTGATTTATACGACGCTTGGAACACTGATTTGGAATACGCTTCTTGTTATTTTAGGCGCGATGCTCGGGGAAGCGTGGCCGAAAATCGGAGAATATATGAGCATCTATTCGAATATCATCTATGCCGTGCTCGCAGTTCTGCTTGTAATGGTCATTGTATGGTATGTGAAAAGAAGAAAGAAATTTAAAAAACAGAAATAA
- a CDS encoding EsaB/YukD family protein — protein MYIEVTVDLKNYTGEVFDLRLSDYHSVKKMIDIVWQAKCISDPPREGHWVRVPNKQKVIPGDRQLAESGIMTGDRLEIL, from the coding sequence ATGTATATTGAAGTAACAGTTGACTTAAAAAATTATACTGGAGAAGTGTTTGACCTTCGCCTATCAGACTATCATTCTGTCAAGAAAATGATTGATATCGTCTGGCAGGCTAAATGCATTTCTGACCCACCTCGAGAAGGGCATTGGGTCCGCGTTCCAAACAAGCAGAAGGTCATCCCTGGTGACCGCCAGCTTGCGGAAAGCGGCATTATGACTGGAGACCGACTTGAAATACTGTAA
- the essC gene encoding type VII secretion protein EssC — protein MSTLWVFYQRTYQPYSISDSTTRTLTIGPEYSDTLTVRSFPFSSGALELTREEGKSEFLIGINGEMKGSLAEKGSFVWEEDGHTLVLCLTPDFQKARSLFTGYEHEILFSADEEAQITSASPTSDGSFRLIKQSQGWTLESASSRLYKNGHRIDGKTDIQIGDILLWGFMTITVVDEDILAVSDLEDIKTSLTEARKPESEMKKKYPAYRRTPRMIYDLPDEKINLNMPLQETEDTNRGLWLIIMPPLVMLILMGIVALVQPRGIYIIITVAMFSMTLITSTVQYFKERGLRKKREERRVRVYKAYLERSRAELQELSQRQMTVLRYHFPSFEKMKYMTEDISERIWERTIDSKDFLQLRIGNGQSPSSYSVTLSSSDLANREIDDLLEQSQELEKAYKEVGPVPIPVHLKDGAMGLIGKEKTVKKELHQLIGQLAFSHSYHDLRFVFIFDEDEYEDWQWMKWLPHFQLPHAYAKGLIYNEQTRDQLLSSLYEIIRERDIQKDEKGIFFSPHIVFIVTNQQLIADHIILEYLEGEHQKLGISAIFAAENKESLTEHIHTLVRYVNEKEGDIVIQEKKAVQIPFNLDQHSLETNETFARTLRTLDHLTGMTNSIPNSVSFLGMFQAKEVDELPIEQNWLTRESAKSLAVPIGLKGKEDLVELNLHEKAHGPHGLLAGTTGSGKSEFLQTYILSLAAHFHPHEVAFLLIDYKGGGMAQPFKNMPHLLGTITNIEGSKNFSARALASIKSELKRRQRLFDQHTVNHINDYTKLYKKGEATDPLPHLFLISDEFAELKSEEPDFIRELVSAARIGRSLGVHLILATQKPGGVIDNQIWSNARFRVALKVQDATDSKEILKNADAAAITVTGRGYLQVGNNEVYELFQSAWSGAPYNEETREGEDEVALVTDLGFVPLSDVSASIEKKRDVQTEIDVVVEKIAETQKKLNIKKLPSPWLPPLEERISRIGHMSEQEGEIVMGIIDEPEKQSQTAFAYNMIDDGSIGIFGTSGYGKSVSAMTLLMGMASKMSPEELHVYIMDFGNGALLPLRQLPHTADYFLVDQSRKIEKFMSILKEELAKRKRLFQQHEVSSIKMYNNLSAEKLPVIFITIDNFDIIKDEMYDLETELNQILRDGQSLGIYMMITASRANAVRHSIMSNLKTKIAHYMLDSSELHAIVGRPQYAMEAIPGRAFIKKEHTYFAQMLLPADGANDYELLDQLKEDIQMFVEKYSSYTRPKPVPMLPNDLSTITFSQYIEGHQRPGIIPIGLHEEQVQPVHLNLLKNKHCLIIGQSQKGKTNVLKVVINTVMGQQEEKIALFDSIDRGLSSYATEEKIDYLESKESMAAWLDYVEALMTERETQYMQAINEGKAGEVTFTPLLLVIDGYARFLQAADSLIQDRIVKFMKNFSHLGFNIIVAGSNAEISKGYDTLSSELKQIRQAIILMKKSEQTILTLPYDRKEVEINAGFGYYAENGRVTKIQIPLSAIERKIYS, from the coding sequence ATGAGCACGTTATGGGTCTTTTATCAGCGGACTTATCAGCCATATTCAATTTCCGATTCGACAACACGCACGCTGACCATCGGGCCGGAATACAGTGATACGCTAACGGTGCGCTCGTTCCCTTTTTCCTCAGGAGCCCTGGAGCTGACGAGAGAAGAAGGGAAGAGTGAATTTCTGATTGGAATCAATGGAGAAATGAAGGGGAGCCTTGCAGAAAAGGGCTCGTTCGTATGGGAAGAAGACGGACATACCCTCGTTCTTTGTCTCACTCCTGATTTCCAAAAAGCCAGATCCCTGTTCACCGGATACGAGCACGAAATTCTTTTCTCTGCAGATGAAGAAGCGCAGATTACAAGCGCGAGCCCGACCTCAGATGGGTCGTTCCGGCTGATTAAACAGAGTCAGGGCTGGACGCTCGAATCCGCAAGCAGCCGCTTATACAAAAACGGTCACCGAATCGATGGAAAAACCGATATACAAATTGGAGACATCCTTCTTTGGGGATTTATGACAATCACGGTTGTCGATGAGGACATCTTGGCGGTCTCTGATTTGGAGGACATCAAAACGTCCCTGACTGAAGCAAGGAAGCCGGAAAGTGAAATGAAGAAGAAATATCCGGCCTACCGCAGAACTCCCCGGATGATTTATGATCTCCCGGACGAAAAAATTAACCTGAACATGCCGCTTCAGGAAACAGAGGATACAAACAGAGGACTCTGGCTCATCATCATGCCTCCCCTTGTCATGCTCATCCTTATGGGGATTGTAGCCCTTGTTCAGCCAAGAGGAATTTACATCATTATCACGGTTGCCATGTTTTCCATGACGCTGATTACCTCCACGGTTCAATACTTCAAAGAGCGCGGTCTGCGCAAAAAAAGGGAAGAGCGCCGTGTCCGGGTATACAAAGCCTATTTGGAGCGTTCCCGTGCTGAGCTTCAGGAGCTTTCACAGCGTCAAATGACTGTCCTCCGCTATCATTTTCCTTCCTTTGAAAAAATGAAGTACATGACCGAGGATATTTCAGAACGAATCTGGGAGCGCACCATCGACAGCAAAGACTTTTTGCAGCTTCGGATCGGAAACGGACAAAGTCCGTCCAGCTATTCCGTAACCTTAAGCAGCTCGGACCTTGCAAACAGGGAAATTGACGATTTGCTTGAGCAGTCTCAGGAGCTGGAGAAGGCGTACAAAGAAGTCGGCCCCGTACCCATTCCGGTTCACCTGAAGGATGGAGCAATGGGTCTGATCGGAAAAGAAAAAACGGTTAAAAAAGAGCTTCACCAGCTCATCGGCCAGCTTGCTTTTTCCCACAGCTATCATGACCTCCGCTTTGTCTTCATCTTTGATGAAGACGAATATGAGGATTGGCAATGGATGAAATGGCTCCCGCATTTCCAGCTTCCGCACGCTTATGCTAAAGGGCTGATTTACAATGAGCAGACGAGAGACCAGCTATTATCCTCTTTATACGAAATTATTCGCGAACGCGACATTCAAAAGGATGAAAAAGGCATCTTTTTCTCCCCTCACATCGTGTTCATTGTAACGAATCAGCAGCTGATTGCGGATCATATTATTCTGGAGTATTTAGAAGGCGAGCATCAAAAGCTTGGAATCTCCGCCATTTTTGCAGCGGAAAACAAAGAAAGTCTGACCGAGCACATCCATACACTCGTCCGCTACGTAAATGAAAAAGAAGGGGACATTGTTATTCAGGAGAAAAAGGCTGTTCAAATTCCGTTTAATCTTGATCAGCACTCGCTCGAAACGAATGAAACCTTCGCAAGAACGCTTCGAACGCTTGATCACCTGACGGGTATGACGAACTCCATACCGAACAGTGTGTCATTCCTGGGCATGTTCCAGGCGAAGGAAGTGGACGAACTACCCATTGAACAAAATTGGCTCACAAGGGAATCGGCAAAATCACTTGCTGTTCCAATCGGTTTAAAAGGAAAAGAAGACCTCGTCGAGCTGAATCTGCATGAAAAGGCCCATGGACCACATGGATTGCTCGCTGGAACGACCGGATCCGGAAAAAGTGAATTCCTGCAGACATACATTTTGTCTCTTGCTGCTCACTTCCATCCGCATGAAGTCGCGTTCCTGCTTATTGACTACAAGGGCGGGGGAATGGCCCAGCCTTTTAAAAACATGCCGCATTTGCTCGGAACGATTACAAACATTGAAGGCAGCAAAAACTTCAGCGCCCGGGCTCTTGCCTCCATCAAAAGCGAGCTGAAGCGCCGCCAGCGCCTGTTTGACCAGCATACCGTCAACCACATTAACGACTATACGAAGCTATACAAAAAAGGAGAGGCAACGGATCCACTGCCGCATCTTTTCCTGATCTCCGATGAGTTCGCCGAGCTGAAAAGCGAAGAGCCGGACTTCATCCGTGAGCTCGTCTCTGCAGCCCGTATTGGACGGAGCTTAGGTGTCCACTTGATCCTGGCGACGCAAAAGCCAGGCGGTGTAATCGACAACCAAATCTGGAGTAACGCTCGTTTCCGCGTCGCACTTAAAGTACAGGATGCGACCGACAGTAAAGAGATTTTGAAAAACGCGGATGCCGCGGCAATTACCGTAACCGGACGCGGATACCTGCAGGTCGGAAACAACGAAGTGTACGAGCTGTTCCAATCTGCATGGAGCGGGGCGCCCTATAACGAAGAAACGCGTGAGGGCGAGGACGAGGTCGCGCTCGTCACCGATCTCGGCTTTGTTCCGCTCTCAGACGTCTCTGCATCCATCGAGAAAAAGAGGGACGTTCAAACTGAAATCGACGTCGTAGTCGAAAAAATCGCCGAGACCCAAAAGAAGCTCAACATCAAAAAGCTCCCAAGTCCATGGCTGCCGCCGCTTGAAGAACGTATTTCAAGAATCGGGCACATGTCTGAGCAAGAGGGCGAGATTGTGATGGGAATCATCGATGAACCGGAAAAACAGAGCCAAACAGCCTTTGCTTACAACATGATCGACGATGGAAGCATCGGAATTTTCGGTACATCCGGATACGGAAAATCAGTCTCGGCGATGACCCTGCTGATGGGCATGGCATCCAAAATGAGTCCGGAAGAACTTCATGTCTATATCATGGACTTCGGAAACGGAGCGCTGCTGCCATTGCGCCAGCTTCCGCATACAGCTGACTACTTCCTTGTGGATCAGTCCAGAAAAATCGAAAAATTCATGAGTATCCTAAAAGAAGAGCTGGCGAAACGAAAACGCTTATTCCAGCAGCATGAAGTTAGCAGCATCAAAATGTACAACAATTTAAGCGCTGAAAAGCTTCCCGTTATTTTTATCACCATTGATAACTTTGACATCATTAAAGACGAAATGTATGATCTGGAAACCGAATTGAATCAAATTTTAAGGGACGGCCAGTCTCTCGGAATTTATATGATGATCACAGCCTCTCGTGCGAACGCTGTCCGTCATTCCATCATGAGCAACCTCAAAACAAAAATCGCACATTATATGCTTGATTCGTCTGAGCTTCATGCCATTGTCGGCCGTCCGCAGTACGCGATGGAAGCCATTCCGGGCCGCGCCTTCATTAAGAAGGAGCATACGTACTTTGCCCAAATGCTCCTGCCGGCAGATGGAGCGAATGATTATGAACTGCTCGATCAGCTGAAAGAAGACATTCAAATGTTCGTAGAAAAATACAGCAGCTATACCCGTCCAAAACCGGTGCCAATGCTGCCAAACGATCTTTCGACGATTACGTTTTCGCAATACATCGAAGGCCACCAGCGTCCGGGTATTATCCCGATCGGTCTTCACGAGGAACAGGTGCAGCCAGTGCATCTCAACCTGCTGAAAAACAAGCACTGCCTCATCATTGGCCAGTCGCAAAAAGGAAAGACGAATGTGCTTAAAGTCGTCATTAACACCGTGATGGGTCAGCAGGAAGAAAAAATCGCCCTGTTTGATTCAATCGACCGTGGGCTATCAAGCTATGCGACGGAAGAAAAAATCGATTACCTGGAGTCAAAGGAGAGCATGGCTGCATGGCTCGACTATGTGGAAGCTCTCATGACAGAACGGGAAACACAGTATATGCAAGCCATCAATGAAGGAAAAGCAGGCGAAGTCACCTTTACTCCGCTGCTGCTGGTTATCGACGGCTATGCGAGATTCCTGCAGGCAGCCGACTCGTTAATTCAGGACCGGATCGTGAAGTTTATGAAAAACTTCAGCCATCTTGGATTCAACATCATCGTCGCTGGAAGCAACGCTGAAATTTCAAAAGGCTATGATACGCTGTCGTCTGAACTGAAACAAATCCGTCAAGCCATTATCCTGATGAAAAAATCCGAGCAAACGATTCTCACCCTTCCATATGACCGGAAGGAAGTCGAGATCAACGCAGGCTTCGGCTACTACGCAGAAAATGGCAGAGTGACAAAAATCCAAATTCCTCTAAGCGCAATTGAAAGGAAGATCTATTCATGA
- the ssb gene encoding single-stranded DNA-binding protein, whose translation MINHVTLVGRLTKDPDIRYTKEGAPVAHITLAVSRNFKNHAGEIETDFVNCTLWRRTAENTANYCQKGSIVGVTGRIQSRKYENAERKMVYVTEVVADSVRFMSGRPRELAEQET comes from the coding sequence ATGATCAATCATGTAACGTTAGTAGGGCGTCTTACGAAGGATCCGGATATCCGCTACACGAAAGAAGGAGCCCCGGTTGCCCACATCACCCTCGCTGTCAGCCGTAATTTCAAAAACCACGCCGGTGAAATCGAAACAGATTTCGTCAATTGTACCCTGTGGAGAAGAACAGCCGAAAACACGGCGAATTACTGCCAAAAGGGCTCCATCGTCGGTGTCACCGGAAGAATCCAATCCCGAAAATACGAAAACGCAGAACGTAAAATGGTCTACGTCACAGAAGTCGTCGCAGACTCCGTCCGATTCATGAGCGGCCGTCCGCGCGAGCTCGCCGAACAGGAAACCTGA
- a CDS encoding WXG100 family type VII secretion target, with translation MAGLIKVTPEELVVKSNDFKAESENVHQQITRLNGKMDELRDLWKGSASEAFSEQWETLRPSVEKMETMLAEVSQQLNKTADALRNADQDIANQIRG, from the coding sequence ATGGCAGGACTTATTAAAGTAACACCAGAAGAACTTGTAGTAAAATCAAACGATTTCAAAGCAGAGAGCGAAAATGTACACCAGCAAATCACACGTTTAAATGGTAAAATGGACGAGCTTAGAGATCTTTGGAAAGGTTCTGCAAGTGAAGCATTCTCCGAGCAGTGGGAAACACTAAGACCTTCTGTTGAGAAAATGGAAACAATGCTAGCTGAAGTTAGCCAACAGCTTAACAAAACAGCTGATGCACTTCGCAACGCTGACCAAGACATCGCTAACCAAATCCGCGGCTAA
- the fabZ gene encoding 3-hydroxyacyl-ACP dehydratase FabZ — protein MLDIQQIKEIIPHRYPFLLVDRILEVEEGARAVGIKNVSANEEFFNGHFPDYPVMPGVLIVEALAQVGAVAMLKKEENRGRLAFFTGIDNCRFKKQVKPGDQLRLEVEIIRSRGALGKGKATATVDGQIVCEAEIMFALGEKTE, from the coding sequence ATGCTAGATATTCAGCAGATTAAAGAAATCATTCCTCACCGTTATCCGTTTTTACTGGTGGACCGCATCCTTGAAGTAGAAGAAGGGGCGCGTGCCGTCGGAATTAAAAATGTATCCGCGAATGAAGAATTTTTCAACGGACATTTCCCTGACTACCCGGTTATGCCTGGAGTATTAATTGTAGAAGCTCTCGCGCAGGTTGGAGCGGTAGCGATGCTTAAAAAAGAAGAAAATCGCGGCAGACTCGCATTTTTCACAGGAATCGATAATTGCCGATTTAAAAAACAAGTAAAACCAGGCGATCAGCTTCGCCTTGAAGTCGAAATCATCCGTTCCCGCGGCGCCCTTGGCAAAGGAAAAGCAACGGCAACCGTAGACGGACAAATTGTGTGCGAAGCGGAAATCATGTTTGCACTGGGCGAAAAAACAGAATAA
- the essB gene encoding type VII secretion protein EssB: MAEKNPDYLEQQLECSITKDNLERSFIFQQEKIKLDDPLEIAMLEKIDSDIQRKIEMTEDELLIHIKPADSYQNFNEIHKKNRHSRWVFAHQLVEKVKSHAYPRLHLIVAPDNLVLTKGLAPAFLHYGVKESIPPYEKDEERIWHEVRAVIAAAVDEKFTFEQYIKFYDTIQVSPLVKEIFDAKTTEDLSALISRKIMLLEEKDRSLVHIPEKKWKTFRYAALGLLILLIPAIIYTAYSVFFLQPRDAAFVSSGENYQTSNYSEVINDLEKYKVESMPKVVRYQLAHSYIVTGDFVKGTQKENIRKRLNLRTDERYYEYFIRMGRGESEKAIEVARNLADRFILTVALIQYKGDLQANKEMKSEERQAKIKELDSEIAENTKKIDEDKAQAAEEERKKQEALDKVEEEQAKEAAEKQPAVPAAGKPAAPAPGKQPAAPATGKQPAPEQPAAPKTN; the protein is encoded by the coding sequence ATGGCAGAAAAGAATCCTGACTATTTGGAGCAGCAGCTCGAATGCAGCATCACAAAAGACAATCTGGAACGTTCGTTTATTTTTCAGCAGGAGAAAATCAAGCTGGATGATCCGCTTGAAATTGCCATGCTCGAAAAGATCGACTCCGATATTCAAAGAAAGATAGAAATGACAGAGGATGAACTCCTTATTCATATAAAACCGGCCGATTCCTACCAAAACTTCAATGAAATTCATAAAAAAAACCGCCACAGCCGCTGGGTGTTTGCCCACCAGCTAGTTGAAAAGGTAAAATCCCACGCGTATCCGAGACTTCATCTTATTGTCGCTCCGGATAACCTGGTGCTCACAAAAGGACTGGCACCTGCATTCCTGCATTACGGTGTGAAAGAGAGCATTCCGCCATATGAAAAGGATGAAGAGCGGATCTGGCACGAAGTGAGAGCCGTTATTGCGGCTGCCGTAGACGAAAAGTTTACATTTGAGCAGTACATTAAATTCTACGATACGATTCAGGTTTCTCCGCTTGTAAAAGAAATTTTTGATGCAAAAACAACCGAAGATCTTTCCGCATTAATAAGCAGAAAAATTATGCTGCTGGAAGAAAAAGATCGAAGTCTTGTACATATACCGGAGAAGAAGTGGAAAACGTTTCGCTACGCAGCATTAGGGCTCCTCATACTTTTGATTCCCGCTATTATTTATACGGCCTATTCTGTATTTTTCCTTCAGCCGAGAGACGCGGCATTTGTCAGCAGCGGAGAGAATTATCAAACAAGCAATTACAGTGAAGTAATCAATGACCTTGAAAAATACAAGGTTGAGTCTATGCCTAAGGTTGTAAGATATCAACTCGCTCATTCCTATATTGTGACAGGGGATTTTGTTAAAGGAACCCAAAAGGAAAACATCCGTAAAAGGCTGAACCTAAGGACCGACGAGCGGTATTATGAGTACTTTATTCGAATGGGCCGCGGGGAAAGTGAAAAAGCAATAGAAGTCGCAAGAAACCTTGCTGACCGATTTATCTTGACGGTTGCGCTTATTCAATATAAAGGGGACCTCCAAGCAAATAAAGAGATGAAAAGTGAAGAAAGACAGGCGAAAATAAAAGAACTTGATTCCGAAATTGCTGAAAATACAAAGAAAATAGATGAAGATAAAGCTCAAGCAGCAGAAGAAGAAAGAAAAAAACAGGAAGCTCTTGATAAAGTAGAAGAAGAACAGGCAAAAGAAGCAGCAGAAAAGCAGCCAGCAGTACCGGCAGCAGGAAAGCCAGCAGCTCCAGCTCCGGGAAAACAGCCTGCTGCACCAGCAACAGGGAAACAACCGGCACCTGAACAGCCTGCTGCGCCAAAGACCAACTGA
- a CDS encoding methyl-accepting chemotaxis protein, producing the protein MFKNMKIRNRLILFTAVLLIVPALSIGIFGYVAAKKEVKDQIENSASEQVTLLTGLTDEFFKNKRDVVELFSQTLNSTAFENESYLNERLGYISNSFQEVTLTYVGTKDGSMYSFPRTEFPEGYNPTEREWYKEAIANKGESIITSPYKDEATGKMVVTIASTLTDGSGVMAMDIDLAVLAKSTLDTKIGNKGYPSILDQNGKIVVHPTLKPGEKLDKSISEPIYKSEKGSFSYTFKGSNKSMMFETSEQTGWKVLGTIDKAEFTEQSAPILLNMIIVIVIFIVVGTVFNYFTIRSIVRPIRLLSVVAGKVSKGDLTDKVHVASKDDLGQLGIAFNTMIDSLKNLLSQIEHSSDTLSASSEQVQEHSRQVSGITKEIAQSVDELSDGAETQMVSTEETAKAVQEIATGVQYVAERAASVSLTVSEAAEQTQKGSIYIDKAVKQMDDIYHSVEETTRLVIELGDKSAEINKIVDVITAISEQTNLLALNAAIEAARAGEHGKGFAVVADEVRKLAEGSKQSAEQITTLIRSIQKRTNLVIDHMAKEKEQAAGGLDLIKETGDNFTMIQKAVQEVNSQIQEVSATAEQMSASSEEVTASVEEMASIATESASSTQQVAAGAQQQYSSMEEIGQSINKLAELAAGLKTEVAKFKTK; encoded by the coding sequence ATGTTTAAAAATATGAAAATCCGCAATCGTCTGATCCTTTTTACGGCGGTTCTGCTGATCGTTCCAGCCTTGTCGATCGGCATTTTCGGATATGTAGCAGCGAAAAAAGAAGTGAAAGACCAGATTGAAAACTCAGCTTCCGAGCAGGTTACGCTCTTAACCGGCCTGACAGACGAATTCTTTAAAAATAAACGGGATGTCGTCGAACTGTTTTCACAAACGCTAAATAGCACAGCCTTTGAAAATGAATCATACCTGAATGAGCGGTTAGGCTATATAAGCAATTCCTTTCAAGAAGTGACACTAACCTATGTGGGGACAAAAGACGGCAGTATGTACAGTTTTCCAAGAACCGAATTCCCGGAAGGCTACAATCCCACCGAACGTGAATGGTATAAAGAAGCGATCGCAAACAAAGGGGAATCCATTATCACGAGCCCCTATAAGGATGAAGCAACAGGGAAAATGGTCGTGACCATAGCAAGCACATTAACCGACGGCAGCGGAGTGATGGCCATGGATATTGATCTGGCCGTCCTTGCTAAATCCACTTTGGATACGAAAATCGGCAACAAAGGGTATCCAAGCATTTTAGACCAAAATGGAAAAATCGTTGTCCACCCGACGCTTAAACCGGGTGAAAAACTGGATAAAAGCATCAGCGAACCCATTTACAAATCAGAAAAAGGATCCTTCAGCTATACATTTAAAGGCTCAAACAAATCCATGATGTTTGAAACGAGCGAACAGACCGGCTGGAAGGTGCTTGGAACGATTGATAAGGCAGAATTCACCGAGCAATCTGCGCCTATTTTACTCAACATGATCATCGTAATTGTAATTTTTATAGTCGTTGGAACGGTCTTCAATTACTTCACCATCCGCTCCATAGTTCGTCCAATCCGTCTTTTGTCCGTCGTCGCCGGCAAGGTAAGTAAGGGCGATTTAACAGATAAAGTCCACGTGGCATCAAAGGATGACCTCGGCCAGCTTGGAATCGCGTTCAATACAATGATCGATTCCCTGAAAAATCTGCTATCTCAAATCGAACACTCATCTGATACGCTTTCAGCATCCTCAGAGCAGGTCCAGGAGCACTCCCGTCAGGTAAGTGGCATTACGAAGGAAATTGCCCAATCGGTAGATGAACTGTCGGATGGAGCAGAAACGCAAATGGTGAGTACGGAAGAAACTGCAAAGGCTGTCCAGGAAATCGCAACAGGAGTCCAATACGTGGCAGAACGGGCTGCATCGGTGAGCCTCACTGTTTCAGAAGCAGCCGAACAGACGCAAAAAGGCAGCATCTATATTGATAAAGCCGTCAAGCAAATGGATGACATCTATCATTCTGTCGAGGAAACAACCCGCCTCGTCATCGAGCTCGGAGACAAATCCGCAGAAATCAATAAAATTGTCGACGTCATCACGGCCATCTCCGAACAAACGAACCTGCTGGCCCTGAACGCCGCCATCGAGGCTGCACGGGCAGGCGAGCACGGCAAAGGCTTTGCCGTAGTAGCAGATGAGGTAAGGAAGCTTGCTGAAGGCTCCAAGCAGTCCGCTGAGCAAATCACCACCCTCATCCGTTCCATCCAAAAGAGAACGAACCTCGTCATCGATCACATGGCGAAAGAAAAAGAACAGGCAGCAGGCGGCCTTGATTTAATCAAAGAAACCGGTGACAACTTCACCATGATTCAAAAAGCGGTCCAAGAGGTCAACTCGCAGATCCAGGAAGTGTCCGCTACCGCAGAGCAAATGTCCGCAAGCTCCGAGGAAGTCACAGCATCCGTCGAAGAAATGGCCAGCATCGCAACCGAATCCGCAAGCTCCACCCAGCAAGTCGCAGCCGGAGCCCAGCAGCAATACTCATCCATGGAAGAAATCGGCCAGTCCATCAACAAACTCGCTGAACTAGCAGCCGGACTGAAAACAGAAGTAGCAAAATTTAAGACGAAGTAA
- a CDS encoding DNA-directed RNA polymerase subunit beta, producing MASKDASMTREKYKQEKKAQDPAQEETKPAGKIRIRLFPIWLRLLIVAFLFILAAITGAMVGYGVIGDGNPLDVLKPSTWQHIVDLVEKESE from the coding sequence ATGGCTTCCAAAGACGCGTCCATGACCCGTGAAAAATATAAACAGGAAAAGAAAGCACAGGATCCAGCTCAAGAGGAAACGAAGCCTGCCGGGAAAATCCGGATTCGGCTCTTTCCGATTTGGCTGCGCTTATTAATTGTGGCCTTCCTGTTTATTTTGGCTGCCATTACTGGGGCAATGGTCGGGTATGGAGTCATTGGAGATGGGAATCCGCTTGATGTGCTGAAGCCATCCACGTGGCAGCATATCGTGGACCTGGTTGAAAAAGAGTCCGAATAA
- a CDS encoding YwpF family protein, with product MMKTFKLVSMKIARNDENGRHYDEIPLNDGLVINKKDGENDWLLEALISSDHLDRFQKLMDEKNEQTLVITISKRTNTPAKLKAAISNVVELENNLISVLFSGRMVSNRPFGNAERILTELLDEGLDGEDLLQAFSAQWHKTQDQQESVTTK from the coding sequence ATGATGAAGACGTTTAAGCTTGTTTCCATGAAGATTGCACGGAATGATGAGAACGGCCGCCATTATGATGAGATTCCTTTAAACGATGGCCTCGTCATAAACAAAAAGGACGGCGAAAATGATTGGCTTCTTGAGGCGCTGATCAGCAGCGATCATTTGGACCGCTTCCAAAAGCTTATGGATGAAAAGAATGAACAGACTCTTGTGATTACCATCTCCAAGAGAACGAATACCCCTGCTAAATTAAAAGCGGCAATCAGCAATGTAGTGGAGCTCGAAAATAACCTGATATCCGTTTTATTTTCAGGAAGAATGGTTTCAAACCGCCCATTTGGAAACGCGGAGAGAATTTTAACGGAGCTTTTGGATGAAGGATTAGATGGTGAAGACCTGCTGCAGGCTTTTTCCGCCCAGTGGCATAAAACACAGGATCAGCAGGAATCTGTAACGACTAAATAA